A genomic region of Cydia splendana chromosome 17, ilCydSple1.2, whole genome shotgun sequence contains the following coding sequences:
- the LOC134798685 gene encoding uncharacterized protein LOC134798685 isoform X2 — translation MPSNKKLISKMRQIAQWILVVHVVEFIEAYCTPRDTARRSPQRNRRSREQRRSPDSARWRYDTRRSNYDFDSCRRPYDYESGRRYPGREFDGDSGRRVEFDAESARRRADYESARRTDFDLSAPGVSRRSPESAPEGSAESPPEPAPSAPLRHERQPRHRSQPYYESESTSEDPSSSTDGEEDEFGEFDPFATAPSLHSPDSGRSDPRYANAPRRNPSPYYYGDLFKTSAPPQPAPSAPTASTTSSSRGPRYRKSASLDAPHVAARPNLPKRFSVAEDGFRELERSSSSSGESAWMPPRRRGRDAAGCVCAAPEDVEEHRPSRSVFYVPAPLPRWPQEMSTRQIYETAFDCKIARSDDDLDDFDRVSNHPALLQAEDRKVISSASSAFEAVERGEPDYKGRRKVTMKTDSVRRSKIPTIRQKRENESNASALSEELEKIHIDEEDRNASTSQLPLRGYTPSPPSTAPLPTKFQQKDGSAMNSIKSAPNLPQSQPAHPRLKDLRLPVKSLRARETPTSSDASMVDLKGSASTELDAAQRLTAGRESRDTDDERGQSKDGIFLEIKGRPTSDSDTPELNRHTGPKGVGPIMEFKGRPGAPRPRRKYSSTESMATSSSGGSMESLRSSTSEDRSSSSSESRRSSSLSSHSSDSGNVPFTKSHHMQLSGFGHHTNKLHILSPISDKSSQEPASETSDNNRNNNSQKVSPEDVETGNTIQTTVEIVAKPKRRALQNRNLLNLTFRHSTTAGDAEIQGSDSGISIHSREGVDSRNTFINFKNSNTEEERKDPDQDLSDLPFDMPKLRRRRAEAEADLRTLPFDMPKLRRKLRGQSLQLNNDFGNVISNASSSQSVQDLNLGNKHKDKLTLNFDSGSGSGSSKGLHLNLGPIIPPRDLVDATLPLDRQGWYHGTLTRVEAESLLRNADEGAFLVRNSESAKHDYSLSLKSTRGFMHMRICRNTEGYTLGGATTAFPTVPALMRHYVTAQRLPVRGAEHMALSTPLPAVLL, via the exons GTTGAGTTTATAGAGGCGTACTGCACGCCTCGCGACACAGCGCGCCGGTCGCCTCAGCGCAACCGCCGTTCACGCGAACAACGCCGTTCCCCCGACTCCGCCAGATGGCGCTACGACACACGCCGTAGCAACTACGACTTCGACTCGTGCCGTCGTCCCTACGACTACGAATCCGGACGACGATACCCTGGCAGAGAATTCGACGGGGACTCCGGCAGACGCGTAGAATTTGACGCGGAGTCAGCTCGAAGACGGGCTGACTACGAATCGGCTAGGCGGACAGACTTTGATTTGTCGGCTCCTGGCGTGTCCAGGAGAAGCCCTGAGAGCGCGCCAGAAGGCTCAGCCGAGTCACCGCCAGAGCCGGCCCCGTCGGCGCCGCTGAGACACGAGCGACAGCCCAGACATCGCTCACAACCTTACTACGAATCTG AATCAACATCCGAAGATCCTTCGTCATCGACGGACGGAGAGGAAGACGAATTCGGTGAATTCGATCCTTTCGCAACAGCGCCATCTCTGCATTCTCCCGATAGCGGTCGCTCGGACCCGAGATACGCTAACGCGCCGCGTAGGAACCCTAGTCCTTATTACTACGGCGACCTGTTCAAAACGTCTGCTCCTCCGCAACCGGCACCGTCTGCCCCAACGGCGTCCACAACTTCTTCATCACGCGGCCCGCGGTATAGAAAATCCGCCAGCCTAGACGCCCCGCACGTCGCTGCGCGCCCTAATTTGCCCAAGCGATTCTCTGTCGCTGAGGATGGCTTTCGTGAGCTAGAGCGGTCATCATCTTCGTCGGGTGAGAGCGCGTGGATGCCGCCAAGGCGCCGTGGGCGTGACGCGGCCGGCTGCGTGTGCGCCGCGCCTGAAGATGTAGAGGAGCACCGACCTTCTCGTAGCGTCTTTTACGTGCCGGCGCCGCTGCCACGCTGGCCGCAAGAGATGAGCACCCGCCAAATTTACGAAACAGCGTTTGACTGTAAAATCGCACGCTCAGACGATGACTTGGACGATTTTGATCGCGTCAGCAACCATCCTGCACTTTTACAAGCTGAGGACAGGAAAGTCATATCTTCCGCATCGTCCGCCTTTGAGGCTGTAGAACGTGGTGAACCAGATTATAAAGGCCGCCGAAAAGTTACAATGAAAACTGATAGTGTCCGTCGATCAAAGATTCCCACTATCCGTCAGAAAAGAGAAAACGAAAGCAATGCGTCAGCTTTGTCTGAGGAGcttgaaaaaatacacattgATGAGGAAGACCGCAACGCTTCAACTTCTCAATTACCACTACGTGGTTACACGCCGTCACCTCCGTCAACCGCTCCCCTGCCTACAAAATTTCAGCAAAAAGACGGCTCTGCCATGAATAGCATCAAAAGTGCCCCAAACTTGCCGCAGTCGCAACCAGCGCATCCGCGACTGAAGGACTTACGGTTACCTGTTAAATCTTTAAGAGCAAGAGAAACACCAACAAGCAGCGACGCTAGCATGGTCGATTTAAAGGGTTCTGCGTCCACTGAACTGGACGCTGCGCAACGTTTAACCGCTGGTCGCGAATCTCGCGACACTGATGACGAGAGGGGGCAATCGAAGGACGGTATTTTTTTAGAGATTAAGGGCCGACCCACTTCCGATTCTGACACACCAGAACTGAATCGACATACGGGGCCAAAGGGGGTCGGTCCTATAATGGAATTCAAAGGCAGGCCCGGGGCTCCACGTCCGAGGCGCAAATACTCAAGCACCGAAAGTATGGCAACTAGCAGTAGCGGCGGAAGTATGGAATCCCTTAGGAGTAGCACTAGCGAGGACAGGAGCAGTAGTAGTTCAGAAAGTCGACGGTCGTCTTCTCTAAGTTCACATAGTTCAGATTCCGGTAATGTCCCATTTACAAAATCGCATCATATGCAACTGTCGGGGTTTGGACATCACACTAACAAACTTCATATTCTTAGTCCTATATCGGACAAATCATCGCAAGAACCTGCGTCCGAAACTTCCGATAACAATAGAAACAACAACTCTCAAAAAGTATCTCCTGAGGACGTCGAAACTGGAAATACAATACAGACGACTGTTGAAATTGTAGCAAAGCCTAAAAGGCGTGCACTACAAAACCGGAATCTACTAAATCTTACTTTCCGACATTCGACAACGGCCGGTGACGCCGAAATACAAGGATCTGATAGTGGTATATCAATTCACTCCCGAGAAGGTGTCGACTCAAGAAACACATTTATCAACTTCAAGAACAGTAATACTGAAGAAGAGCGTAAAGATCCGGACCAAGATCTTTCTGATCTTCCATTCGACATGCCGAAGTTAAGAAGACGACGAGCTGAAGCTGAAGCTGATCTCAGAACGCTGCCTTTTGATATGCCCAAATTACGCCGCAAATTGCGAGGACAATCGCTGCAGCTAAACAATGACTTTGGAAATGTCATTTCAAATGCATCTTCCAGCCAAAGCGTCCAGGACTTAAATCTAG GTAACAAGCATAAAGACAAATTGACGTTGAACTTTGATAGTGGAAGTGGTTCCGGCAGTTCTAAGGGGTTGCATCTGAACCTAGGACCCATCATTCCACCGAGGGATCTTGTCGACGCAACGCTACCGCTTGATAGACAAGG GTGGTATCACGGGACGCTAACGCGCGTCGAAGCAGAAAGTTTGCTAAGGAATGCAGATGAAGGTGCTTTCCTAGTTCGAAACAGCGAATCTGCAAAACACGACTATTCGTTAAGTTTAAA GTCAACACGTGGTTTCATGCATATGCGAATCTGCCGTAATACCGAGGGGTACACCTTGGGCGGCGCAACCACGGCTTTCCCCACCGTCCCTGCCCTGATGCGTCACTACGTCACCGCACAAAGACTGCCAGTGAGAGGGGCGGAGCACATGGCCTTATCCACACCTTTACCCGCTGTTCTACTGTGA